Proteins from a single region of Primulina tabacum isolate GXHZ01 chromosome 5, ASM2559414v2, whole genome shotgun sequence:
- the LOC142544707 gene encoding secoisolariciresinol dehydrogenase-like: MSMAKRLEGKVAIVTGGASGIGEATVRLFVQNGAKVIIADVQDELGQKVCQDIGPPEDISYVHCDVTDESDVQTTVDTAISKHGNLDIMFANAGIAGARNRQGIIGTDYEDLKRVFETNVFGAFLCAKHAARVMIPAKKGSIVFTSSVASVTYGDVPHPYVASKCAVVGLANNLCIELGQYGIRVNCVSPFGIASPMLINELDMGKSEVEELFSEIATLKGEVVDANDVAEAVLFLVNGSSKYVSGQNLVIDGGYSLTNVALREAYKKMLVS, from the exons ATGTCAATGGCGAAAAG GCTAGAAGGAAAAGTAGCTATCGTAACCGGTGGAGCAAGCGGCATTGGAGAAGCCACAGTGAGGCTTTTCGTCCAGAATGGCGCGAAGGTCATTATCGCCGATGTACAAGATGAACTAGGCCAAAAAGTGTGCCAGGACATCGGACCTCCCGAAGACATTTCCTACGTGCATTGTGACGTTACCGATGAAAGCGATGTCCAAACCACAGTGGACACTGCCATTTCGAAACACGGCAACCTCGACATAATGTTCGCAAATGCCGGAATCGCAGGTGCCAGAAATCGTCAAGGAATTATTGGCACAGATTACGAAGATCTCAAAAGGGTTTTCGAAACCAATGTGTTTGGCGCATTCTTGTGCGCTAAACATGCCGCTAGAGTAATGATCCCTGCAAAAAAAGGGAGCATCGTGTTTACCTCCAGTGTTGCCTCGGTGACTTATGGAGATGTCCCGCATCCTTACGTAGCATCAAAATGCGCGGTGGTGGGACTGGCGAATAATCTGTGCATAGAGTTGGGGCAGTATGGCATCAGAGTTAATTGTGTGTCGCCTTTCGGGATTGCGTCGCCGATGCTGATTAATGAGCTGGACATGGGAAAGAGCGAGGTGGAGGAGCTTTTTTCGGAGATTGCGACATTGAAAGGGGAAGTAGTGGATGCCAATGATGTGGCCGAGGCTGTGCTGTTCCTGGTAAATGGCTCGTCGAAGTATGTGAGCGGGCAGAACTTGGTGATTGATGGAGGTTACAGCCTCACTAATGTTGCTCTACGTGAGGCCTACAAAAAAATGCTTGTCTCTTGA
- the LOC142546253 gene encoding uncharacterized protein LOC142546253 isoform X1: MQEPKTLTLLFFTCSLSLLIFSPSPAIANLKHGFPSSIIQPEHLNLATETTNLYTEKFYSQILDHFNYNPQSYQTFQQRYLINEKHWGGAKNNSPIFVYTGNEGDIEWFAQNTGFMFEIAPHFRALLVFIEHRFYGKSMPYGGSKETAYSNSTTLGYLSSTQALADYATLIIDLKKNLTATDSPVVVFGGSYGGMLAAWFRLKYPHVAIGALSSSAPILNFDNITSAYSFNDIITQDFRSESENCYKVIKGSWQEIQDTATKPGGLETLRKSFRICKNYISAGSLESWIGTALTYTAMTDYPTPTNFLNPLPAYPVKQMCKAIDDPRLGNNTFDKIYAAVNIYYNYTGNATCFDLNDDSDPHGLGGWTWQACTEMILLTDGNTEDSIFPASNYSYIDLIEYCKYKYDIDPRPDWVPIEFGGHHIHRVLKRFGSNIIFFNGLRDPWSGGGVLKDISKTIVAIVEKKGAHHVDLRFSTSEDPEWLKHVRKREVNIISKWISQYYHTLADLSS; this comes from the exons ATGCAAGAACCAAAGACACTCACTCTACTGTTCTTCACGTGTTCACTCTCCCTTCTGATCTTTTCACCTTCTCCCGCCATAGCCAATCTCAAACATGGCTTCCCTTCTTCAATCATCCAGCCAGAACACCTCAATCTCGCCACCGAAACCACTAATCTTTACACAGAGAAGTTCTACTCCCAAATACTCGATCACTTCAACTACAATCCTCAGAGCTACCAGACCTTCCAGCAAAGGTATTTGATCAATGAAAAGCACTGGGGTGGAGCTAAGAACAACTCTCCCATCTTCGTTTACACCGGAAACGAAGGCGACATCGAATGGTTCGCTCAGAACACCGGTTTCATGTTCGAAATTGCTCCACATTTTCGAGCACTCTTGGTTTTCATTGAG CACAGATTTTATGGGAAATCCATGCCTTATGGGGGGAGTAAAGAAACAGCGTATTCCAATTCGACAACGCTCGGCTATCTATCCTCAACACAGGCATTGGCAGATTATGCAACCCTTATTATTGATCTGAAGaagaatttgacagcaactgaCTCTCCTGTGGTGGTGTTCGGGGGTTCCTATGGCGGAA TGTTGGCAGCATGGTTTAGACTGAAATATCCTCATGTTGCTATCGGGGCATTGTCATCTTCGGCACCAATCCTCAACTTTGATAATATCACCTCTGCTTATAGTTTCAACGATATCATCACTCAAGACTTTAGG AGTGAGAGTGAGAATTGTTACAAAGTGATCAAAGGATCATGGCAAGAAATCCAAGACACGGCAACAAAACCAGGTGGATTGGAAACACTCCGAAAGTCATTCAGAATATGCAA AAATTATATATCTGCAGGATCTCTGGAAAGCTGGATCGGTACAGCTCTCACTTACACAGCCATGACGGATTATCCCACTCCCACCAATTTCCTCAATCCATTGCCTGCTTATCCAGTCAAACAG ATGTGCAAAGCGATTGATGATCCTAGACTGGGGAACAACACGTTTGATAAAATATATGCTGCGGTGAATATCTACTACAATTACACTGGTAATGCCACGTGTTTCGACCTGAACGATGATTCGGATCCCCATGGGCTCGGCGGTTGGACATGGCAG GCATGTACAGAGATGATTTTGCTAACAGATGGGAACACGGAAGATAGTATATTTCCAGCCTCAAACTACAGCTACATCGATCTAATCGAATACTGCAAATATAAGTACGATATCGATCCCAGGCCGGATTGGGTTCCCATCGAATTCGGAGGCCAC CATATTCACAGAGTTCTGAAGCGATTCGGAAGCAATATCATATTCTTTAATGGACTTAGGGATCCGTGGAGTGGTGGAGG GGTGTTGAAGGATATATCTAAGACTATAGTTGCTATTGTGGAGAAAAAAG GTGCACATCACGTGGACCTTAGATTCTCAACGAGTGAAGATCCAGAGTGGCTGAAACATGTGAGGAAAAGAGAagtcaatataatatcaaagtGGATCTCTCAGTATTATCACACTCTGGCTGATCTTTCTTCTTAA
- the LOC142546252 gene encoding uncharacterized protein LOC142546252: MPRQGRRGAIMEGRLVPTKIRKRGCSSSSSTSSRVHNYRLNKRAILVGKNRPGVGIGHGGSRSTTPVPVWRTTPLRSGIESPKYSHSAKSTQPVSARRLAATLWGMNDMPSPKMSENNLEMIKQHRKTDGVKTVSKREKMQPGWGLRLGSRYLPSHLLDPSHSPTITEKIDRSGSCSHQKRTPTISQRLRSIDQNVGALDSISNASFMEIENQSRALISSGSESGNRNGLKDASNALTTSKELLKIINRIWARADPPSSSMSLISALHAELERARLRVNHFIQEYRSDKREVNHLIKYFAEEKASWKSKEQQAVDAAVESIAGELKIERKLRRRLESLNKKLGKELAETKASFLKAAEELESEKRAREITEQVCDELARNIDEERAEVEMLKRDSVKSFESKHQLEEKSSAIKKLRKQLEGFLGTKRDKEVENGTYLSKTKAGSHQNEQEEGNGVLEDLTESKEDTGDSDLHSIELNTDNNNNNKGYKWVRGSAVDRESRKLVVKDEIMIRNSVSGHVAWKSGSMQRSVSDCVESAIQDASGPYLGEGVDRARYLLDKQAQNRSHLDDTYRHKSSKGLKPHTLSSSKLPLARDYHSSSQQNEQPWSLRDPYCTIQEKSRAIQMTSSKSRMSDARGESQSTRRSKW; this comes from the exons ATGCCGAGGCAAGGGCGTAGAGGTGCGATAATGGAGGGGCGGCTAGTGCCCACCAAGATCCGGAAAAGGGGATGCTCATCCTCTTCATCTACTTCTTCTAGAGTTCATAATTACAGATTGAATAAGCGAGCCATTTTGGTGGGAAAGAATCGACCCGGGGTCGGTATCGGGCATGGAGGATCCAGATCCACCACGCCAGTGCCCGTATGGAGAACTACCCCTTTGAGGAGCGGCATTGAGTCTCCCAAGTATTCTCACAGTGCAAAGTCCACCCAGCCTGTATCAGCAAGAAGGCTTGCTGCCACCCTGTGGGGAATGAATGATATGCCTTCCCCGAAAATGAGTGAGAATAATTTGGAGATGATAAAGCAGCATCGGAAGACGGATGGGGTAAAGACGGTATCTAAGAGGGAAAAAATGCAGCCTGGATGGGGGTTGCGCTTGGGATCACGATATTTGCCTTCACATTTGTTGGATCCGTCACACAGCCCGACAATTACGGAG aaaattgaTCGATCTGGATCGTGTAGTCATCAGAAAAGGACCCCGACAATTTCACAAAGGCTCAGGTCCATAGACCAAAATGTGGGAGCTCTTGATTCTATTAGCAATGCCAGTTTCATGGAG ATAGAGAATCAATCCCGAGCCCTGATTTCAAGTGGATCAGAGAGTGGTAATAGGAACGGTTTAAAGGACGCAAGTAATGCTCTGACCACTTCTAAAGAGCTCTTAAAAATCATCAACCGAATCTGGGCTCGTGCAGATCCACCTTCATCTAGCATGTCTCTAATCTCAGCCCTTCATGCTGAGCTTGAGAGAGCTCGTCTTCGAGTTAATCACTTCATCCAAGAATATCGCTCTGATAAAAGAGAGGTAAATCATCTCATTAAGTATTTTGCTGAAGAAAAGGCATCATGGAAAAGTAAAGAACAGCAAGCTGTGGACGCTGCGGTTGAGTCTATTGCTGGTGAACTAAAGATAGAGCGAAAGTTACGGAGGCGACTCGAGAGCTTGAATAAAAAGCTTGGGAAAGAATTAGCGGAGACTAAGGCATCATTCTTGAAGGCAGCTGAAGAGTTGGAAAGCGAGAAACGAGCTAGAGAAATTACAGAACAAGTGTGTGATGAATTGGCTCGGAATATTGACGAGGAGAGGGCTGAAGTAGAAATGCTAAAACGGGATTCTGTTAAATCATTTGAGTCTAAGCATCAATTGGAGGAGAAAAGTTCTGCCATTAAGAAGCTAAGGAAACAATTGGAAGGTTTCCTAGGAACAAAACGAGACAAAGAAGTTGAGAATGGGACGTATTTGAGTAAGACTAAAGCTGGTTCTCATCAGAATgagcaagaagaaggaaatggAGTACTAGAAGATCTTACAGAGAGTAAAGAAGACACAGGAGACAGTGATCTTCATTCTATTGAATTGAACACggataataataacaataataaaggCTACAAGTGGGTTCGTGGCTCTGCTGTTGATCGTGAGTCTAGGAAATTGGTAGTTAAGGATGAAATCATGATTCGAAATTCTGTATCTGGGCATGTTGCTTGGAAGAGTGGTTCTATGCAAAGGAGTGTGTCGGATTGTGTTGAATCTGCCATTCAAGATGCGAGTGGTCCATACTTGGGTGAAGGTGTAGACAGGGCAAGATATCTACTCGACAAACAAGCTCAAAACAGAAGCCATCTTGATGATACTTATAGACACAAATCTAGCAAGGGTCTCAAACCTCACACACTATCAAGTTCTAAGTTACCACTGGCCAGAGACTACCACAGTTCATCCCAGCAAAATGAGCAACCATGGTCTTTGCGGGATCCTTACTGTACGATTCAGGAAAAATCACGTGCCATTCAAATGACGAGTTCAAAATCAAGAATGTCAGATGCCAGAGGGGAAAGCCAGAGTACTAGAAGATCCAAATGGTGA
- the LOC142546253 gene encoding uncharacterized protein LOC142546253 isoform X2 gives MKSTGVELRTTLPSSFTPETKATSNGSLRTPVSCSKLLHIFEHSWFSLRFYGKSMPYGGSKETAYSNSTTLGYLSSTQALADYATLIIDLKKNLTATDSPVVVFGGSYGGMLAAWFRLKYPHVAIGALSSSAPILNFDNITSAYSFNDIITQDFRSESENCYKVIKGSWQEIQDTATKPGGLETLRKSFRICKNYISAGSLESWIGTALTYTAMTDYPTPTNFLNPLPAYPVKQMCKAIDDPRLGNNTFDKIYAAVNIYYNYTGNATCFDLNDDSDPHGLGGWTWQACTEMILLTDGNTEDSIFPASNYSYIDLIEYCKYKYDIDPRPDWVPIEFGGHHIHRVLKRFGSNIIFFNGLRDPWSGGGVLKDISKTIVAIVEKKGAHHVDLRFSTSEDPEWLKHVRKREVNIISKWISQYYHTLADLSS, from the exons ATGAAAAGCACTGGGGTGGAGCTAAGAACAACTCTCCCATCTTCGTTTACACCGGAAACGAAGGCGACATCGAATGGTTCGCTCAGAACACCGGTTTCATGTTCGAAATTGCTCCACATTTTCGAGCACTCTTGGTTTTCATTGAG ATTTTATGGGAAATCCATGCCTTATGGGGGGAGTAAAGAAACAGCGTATTCCAATTCGACAACGCTCGGCTATCTATCCTCAACACAGGCATTGGCAGATTATGCAACCCTTATTATTGATCTGAAGaagaatttgacagcaactgaCTCTCCTGTGGTGGTGTTCGGGGGTTCCTATGGCGGAA TGTTGGCAGCATGGTTTAGACTGAAATATCCTCATGTTGCTATCGGGGCATTGTCATCTTCGGCACCAATCCTCAACTTTGATAATATCACCTCTGCTTATAGTTTCAACGATATCATCACTCAAGACTTTAGG AGTGAGAGTGAGAATTGTTACAAAGTGATCAAAGGATCATGGCAAGAAATCCAAGACACGGCAACAAAACCAGGTGGATTGGAAACACTCCGAAAGTCATTCAGAATATGCAA AAATTATATATCTGCAGGATCTCTGGAAAGCTGGATCGGTACAGCTCTCACTTACACAGCCATGACGGATTATCCCACTCCCACCAATTTCCTCAATCCATTGCCTGCTTATCCAGTCAAACAG ATGTGCAAAGCGATTGATGATCCTAGACTGGGGAACAACACGTTTGATAAAATATATGCTGCGGTGAATATCTACTACAATTACACTGGTAATGCCACGTGTTTCGACCTGAACGATGATTCGGATCCCCATGGGCTCGGCGGTTGGACATGGCAG GCATGTACAGAGATGATTTTGCTAACAGATGGGAACACGGAAGATAGTATATTTCCAGCCTCAAACTACAGCTACATCGATCTAATCGAATACTGCAAATATAAGTACGATATCGATCCCAGGCCGGATTGGGTTCCCATCGAATTCGGAGGCCAC CATATTCACAGAGTTCTGAAGCGATTCGGAAGCAATATCATATTCTTTAATGGACTTAGGGATCCGTGGAGTGGTGGAGG GGTGTTGAAGGATATATCTAAGACTATAGTTGCTATTGTGGAGAAAAAAG GTGCACATCACGTGGACCTTAGATTCTCAACGAGTGAAGATCCAGAGTGGCTGAAACATGTGAGGAAAAGAGAagtcaatataatatcaaagtGGATCTCTCAGTATTATCACACTCTGGCTGATCTTTCTTCTTAA
- the LOC142546250 gene encoding UPF0496 protein At3g19330-like, with translation MLSCSRQPPTSPPPRLPTENNHISSPACQGCSADNTPTSSVQLSPTVNLSREYTLAIKTFSYNEIRRIFDRNSSFDRYVGIEHVEYFEEPPLLEQILRPSHEHVIETLSLIQPNPLTELITTYFEHSENTSRLCLLLYRSVHQARLLYTPIHDFLDDLPLEFNSNSYSLSHSQFNLGFNIFLEFYHLENPFSPDFFNFNNIHQGFSELKDQLNQRLKKSQSRVHLIRNCSTGSALCMIAVGVGVAVSAIAIASHALIALVAGPICPAILTSYVTKKEMVHLAQLDAAAKGAYFLLNDLDTIDRLVDRLYTALENDKLMVHMALERGVDRYRVQEVSKQFWRNRANILRQLVDLEEHLFLCFAAINRARSLLFHEIHPQQNHHPG, from the exons ATGCTTTCTTGTTCGAGACAACCACCGACGTCGCCACCTCCACGACTGCCtacagaaaataatcatatttcaTCTCCGGCTTGTCAAG GTTGCTCTGCAGATAATACACCAACATCAAGTGTCCAACTCTCCCCCACTGTTAACCTCAGTCGAGAATACACACTTGCGATTAAAACATTTTCTTATAATGAGATTCGAAGAATATTTGACCGCAATAGCTCTTTTGATCGATATGTTGGCATAGAACATGTGGAATATTTCGAGGAACCTCCTTTGTTGGAACAAATTCTTCGACCAAGCCACGAGCATGTTATAGAGACACTTTCACTGATTCAGCCCAACCCCCTTACTGAACTCATTACCACCTACTTTGAACACAGTGAAAATACATCTCGTTTATGCCTCCTTCTCTATCGGAGTGTACACCAAGCTCGCCTCCTCTATACCCCTATTCATGACTTCCTTGACGACCTCCCTCTCGAGTTTAATTCTAATTCCTACTCCCTCTCTCATTCCCAATTTAACTTGGGATTTAATATCTTTCTCGAATTTTACCACCTCGAAAACCCCTTCTCTCCTGATTTCTTCAACTTCAACAATATCCATCAAGGCTTCTCCGAGCTCAAAGATCAGCTCAATCAACGCCTCAAGAAGTCACAGTCGAGGGTCCATCTTATCCGTAACTGCTCTACTGGATCCGCCTTGTGTATGATTGCAGTAGGTGTTGGAGTGGCCGTATCGGCTATAGCAATAGCTAGCCATGCCCTTATTGCTCTTGTTGCAGGCCCAATATGCCCTGCAATTCTTACATCTTATGTGACTAAGAAGGAAATGGTCCACCTAGCTCAACTGGATGCTGCAGCAAAGGGAGCTTATTTCCTTCTCAATGATCTAGACACTATAGATCGTCTTGTGGATCGTTTATATACTGCTCTTGAGAATGACAAGCTAATGGTCCACATGGCGCTGGAGAGAGGTGTGGACCGGTATCGGGTCCAGGAGGTGTCAAAACAGTTTTGGAGAAACCGTGCAAATATTCTGCGGCAGCTAGTAGATCTCGAGGAGCATTTGTTCCTTTGTTTTGCCGCTATTAATCGGGCCAGGTCCCTTCTCTTCCATGAGATCCATCCGCAGCAAAATCATCATCCTGGCTGA